One window from the genome of Cryptococcus neoformans var. neoformans JEC21 chromosome 12 sequence encodes:
- a CDS encoding RNA cap binding protein, putative produces MDALIPFTTSGSLVDLVDKKVLVILRDGRKLIGLFRSYDQFANFLLESCVERLHYKLEYADKDIGVLLVRGENVVALGEIDLIAEDMVPLQQVNVQEIEEKISAENKQRERDHAVKESVLSKMGFVNEGKEGDAY; encoded by the exons ATGGACGCTCTCATCCCGTTCACGACTTCTGGTTCACTGGTTGACCTTGTTGACA AGAAAGTCCTCGTTATCTTGCGAGACGGGAGGAAGTTGATAGGCTTGTTTAGGAGTTACGACCAATTTG CcaacttccttcttgaatCGTGTGTAGAGAGATTACACTACAAACTTGAATATGCAGACAAGGATATTGGAGTGTTGTTAGTGCGAGGAGAGAACGTTGTGGCTTTAGGAGAAATT GATCTGATAGCGGAAGATATGGTACCTTTACAACAAGTAAATGTACAAGAAATCGAGGAAAAGATATCCGCTGAGAAC AAACAACGAGAACGAGACCACGCTGTAAAAGAATCTGTGTTATCAAAGATGGGCTTTGTGAACGAGGGCAAGGAGGGCGATGCATACTAG
- a CDS encoding expressed protein yields the protein MSSRLPPSSAHSIKFGHAQSTPPSKSSTFGQGRNDGVLEWLDYAECSLCRDPLLNGAAKGKHYWMTSCGHILCSSDEHQHQEGICTACNKQMELFLIQEGSLPPGHEIWFQNGASLLTGAMEEMKTAMKKNTSALRVMGFQYREMKRSIQHYRDAMKEKDARITSVQREQEALMSENHELHERVAELQSQLRNFQRSQPAIVPQITPQSQYSLNSNIRQAEPTHYDQPQPNTQKEYIPPPPALPTVHEEEQQPTVGFGYRMGNGDVEGSNKRRRIDILEQQPRRFIPPTPASGAFEGSQHLRHPQPSHNFQTNRPMSRAFSSIAPMAIPRMGAPTQVPLQGPGGRPKSTIGHMGGERRADDGDDIKSRLETYRYDPANPSPNRRAPQERSGTTLPNQHERRFNTQSLQTQRLQMSVPQRPQSSFVQRLKMSNSSFVNRPGSARPTPLQQHMSAPSMNSSQSMVIGTGMGGVQDSASVRMREGVLQGGARMTLTHGVGQRGSGNRF from the exons ATGTCATCgcgtcttcctccttcttcagcgCACTCCATCAAATTCGGACATGCCCAATCGACACCTCCTTCAAAGTCCAGTACTTTTGGCCAGGGACGCAATGACGGAGTGTTAGAATGGTTGGATTATGCGGAGTGTTCACTATG CCGGGATCCTTTGCTAAATGGAGCAGCTAAAGGCAAACACTACTGGATGACTTCTTGTGGCCATATTCTCTGCTCTTCTGATGAACATCAGC ACCAAGAAGGCATATGTACAGCATGCAACAAGCAAATGGAACTCTTTCTTATCCAGGAAGGATCA TTACCACCAGGGCATGAAATATGGTTTCAAAATGGCGCGTCGCTCCTAACTGGCGCAAtggaggaaatgaagacggccatgaagaagaataccTCAGCGCTCAGGGTCATGGGC TTTCAATACAGGGAGATGAAGCGATCAATACAACATTACAGAGATGCtatgaaggagaaagat GCTCGAATTACTAGTGTACAGCGAGAGCAGGAGGCATTAATGTC GGAAAACCACGAACTCCACGAACGTGTCGCTGAGCTCCAGTCCCAACTCCGGAACTTCCAACGATCTCAGCCTGCCATCGTACCCCAAATCACACCTCAATCTCAATATTCGCTCAATTCGAACATCCGCCAAGCTGAACCCACCCATTATGACCAGCCGCAACCAAATACACAGAAAGAATACATACCTCCACCGCCAGCGTTACCAACCGTGCACGAGGAAGAACAGCAGCCAACAGTAGGTTTTGGGTATAGGATGGGTAATGGGGATGTTGAGGGGTCAAataagagaagaaggattgaTATATTAGAACAACAACCTCGACG ATTCATCCCGCCGACCCCTGCGTCAGGTGCTTTTGAAGGATCTCAACATCTCCGACATCCTCAGCCCTCACACAATTTCCAGACTAACCGTCCTATGTCTCGTGCGTTCAGCTCTATAGCACCTATGGCTATTCCACGAATGGGAGCTCCAACACAAGTACCTTTGCAGGGCCCTGGAGGAAGACCGAAGAGTACTATAGGACATATGGGAGGTGAGAGGCGTGCAGATGACGGGGATGATATTAAATCACGCCTAGA AACGTACAGATATGACCCAGCGAACCCTTCGCCGAATCGCCGCGCACCCCAAGAAAGATCTGGAACAACGTTACCTAATCAACACGAACGAAGGTTCAACACCCAATCGCTGCAGACGCAACGACTGCAAATGTCTGTCCCTCAGCGACCGCAATCGAGTTTTGTTCAGAGGCTAAAGATGtcaaactcttctttcg TGAACCGCCCTGGATCAGCCAGACCTACCCCTCTGCAACAGCACATGAGTGCACCGTCGATGAATTCCAGTCAATCCATGGTGATAGGGACTGGGATGGGGGGGGTGCAAGACAGTGCAAGCGTAAGGATGAGGGAGGGTGTACTGCAAGGTGGAGCGAGGATGACGCTGACTCATGGTGTGGGGCAGAGAGGTTCCGGTAATCGATTTTAA